In one window of Burkholderia cenocepacia DNA:
- the folD gene encoding bifunctional methylenetetrahydrofolate dehydrogenase/methenyltetrahydrofolate cyclohydrolase FolD yields the protein MTALLIDGNALSKTLRAQAAERAAALTARGHQPGLAVILVGANPASEVYVRNKIKACEDNGFFSLKDAYPATLSEADLLARIDELNRDPKIHGILVQLPLPAHIDSHKVIEAIAPEKDVDGFHVANAGALMTGKPLFRPCTPYGVMKMFEAHGIALQGANAVVIGRSNIVGKPMAMMLLDAGATVTICHSKTRDLAAHTREADIVVAAVGKRNILTADMVKPGATVIDVGMNRDDAGKLCGDVDFAGVKEVAGYITPVPGGVGPMTITMLLINTIESAERAAAAAA from the coding sequence ATGACAGCCCTCCTCATCGACGGCAACGCCCTTTCGAAGACCTTGCGCGCCCAGGCCGCCGAACGCGCCGCCGCGCTGACCGCACGCGGCCACCAGCCCGGTCTCGCGGTGATCCTCGTCGGCGCCAACCCGGCGAGCGAAGTTTACGTGCGCAACAAGATCAAGGCGTGCGAGGACAACGGCTTCTTCTCGCTGAAGGATGCGTACCCGGCCACGCTGTCCGAAGCCGACCTGCTTGCACGCATCGACGAACTGAACCGCGACCCGAAGATCCACGGCATCCTCGTCCAGCTGCCGCTGCCGGCGCACATCGACAGCCACAAGGTGATCGAGGCGATCGCGCCGGAAAAGGACGTCGACGGCTTTCACGTCGCGAACGCCGGCGCGCTGATGACCGGCAAGCCGCTGTTCCGCCCGTGCACGCCGTACGGCGTGATGAAGATGTTCGAAGCGCACGGCATTGCGCTGCAGGGCGCGAACGCGGTCGTGATCGGCCGCTCGAACATCGTCGGCAAGCCTATGGCGATGATGCTGCTCGACGCCGGCGCGACCGTGACGATTTGCCACAGCAAGACGCGCGACCTCGCCGCGCATACGCGCGAGGCCGACATCGTGGTCGCCGCGGTCGGCAAGCGCAACATCCTGACCGCCGACATGGTGAAGCCGGGCGCAACGGTGATCGACGTCGGCATGAACCGTGACGACGCGGGCAAGCTGTGCGGCGACGTCGATTTCGCGGGCGTGAAGGAAGTCGCCGGCTACATCACGCCGGTGCCGGGCGGCGTCGGCCCGATGACCATCACGATGCTGCTGATCAACACGATCGAATCCGCCGAACGCGCCGCTGCCGCCGCAGCCTGA
- a CDS encoding M3 family metallopeptidase, whose translation MSASANTNPLLDFSGLPRFGEIRPEHVTPALDTLLDAASRAVEAASASDTPSTWAAVVETVEQATEPLGRAWGIVGHLNAVADTPELRAAYGENLPRVTEFWSSVGQNLALYEKYKAIAASAEYATLSAERKKILDNALRDFRLSGAELPEDQKPRFAELQEQQAALSKAFSDHVLDATNAYAYFVTDEAELAGLPGDAIEAAREAAQKDGKEGWKFTLHFPSYFPVLQYADNRALRETLYRAYATRASELGPQYGDGKAEWDNTAIVVDALKLRREEAQMLGYRNFAEVSLAPKMAESPQQVIAFLEDLATRARPHADKDWDELRTFAAKELGLAELAPWDVAYAAEKLRQQRYAFSENEVKQYFPEPAALKGLFTVTETLFGVKIKPDDAPVWHKDVRFFRVENRDGSLVAQFYLDLYAREGKRGGAWMDDARSRAKRGSDVQTPVAYLTCNFSAPVGGKPACFTHDEVITLFHEFGHGLHHMLTRVDELGVSGINGVEWDAVELPSQFMENFCWEWDVLSSMSSHVDTGASLPRELFDKMIAAKNFQSGLGTLRQIVFSMFDMLLHVDFDPAGTTGVTAFAREINERYHVIPQAAFSRWPNTFSHIFAGGYAAGYYSYKWAEVLSADAYAAFEEAAAASGSVLDAATGTRYRREILEVGGSRPAMESFKAFRGREPQIDALLRHNGMAASAH comes from the coding sequence ATGTCCGCCAGCGCCAACACCAATCCCCTCCTCGACTTCTCCGGCCTGCCCCGTTTCGGCGAGATCCGCCCGGAACACGTGACGCCCGCGCTCGATACGCTGCTCGACGCCGCCAGCCGCGCGGTCGAAGCGGCGAGCGCGAGCGACACGCCGTCGACCTGGGCCGCCGTCGTCGAGACGGTCGAGCAGGCCACGGAGCCGCTCGGCCGCGCCTGGGGCATCGTCGGCCACCTGAATGCGGTCGCCGACACGCCCGAACTGCGCGCTGCCTACGGTGAAAACCTGCCGCGCGTGACCGAGTTCTGGTCGAGCGTCGGCCAGAATCTCGCGCTGTACGAAAAGTACAAGGCGATCGCCGCGAGCGCCGAATACGCAACGTTGTCCGCCGAGCGCAAGAAGATTCTCGACAACGCGCTGCGCGACTTCCGCCTGTCGGGCGCCGAGCTGCCCGAGGACCAGAAGCCGCGCTTCGCGGAACTGCAGGAACAGCAGGCCGCGCTGTCGAAGGCGTTTTCCGATCACGTGCTCGATGCAACCAACGCGTACGCGTACTTCGTCACCGACGAAGCCGAGCTGGCCGGCCTGCCCGGCGACGCAATCGAGGCTGCTCGCGAAGCCGCGCAGAAGGACGGCAAGGAAGGCTGGAAATTCACGCTGCATTTCCCGTCGTACTTCCCGGTGCTGCAGTACGCGGACAACCGCGCGCTGCGCGAGACGCTCTACCGCGCCTATGCGACGCGCGCGTCGGAGCTCGGGCCGCAGTACGGCGACGGCAAGGCCGAATGGGACAACACGGCGATCGTCGTCGACGCGCTGAAGCTGCGCCGCGAAGAGGCGCAGATGCTCGGCTACCGCAACTTCGCCGAAGTGTCGCTCGCGCCGAAGATGGCCGAATCGCCGCAGCAGGTGATCGCATTCCTCGAGGATCTCGCGACGCGCGCCCGCCCGCACGCGGACAAGGACTGGGACGAGCTGCGCACGTTCGCCGCGAAGGAGCTCGGCCTCGCCGAACTCGCGCCGTGGGACGTCGCATACGCGGCCGAGAAGCTCCGCCAGCAGCGCTATGCGTTCTCGGAAAACGAGGTCAAGCAGTACTTCCCGGAACCGGCCGCGCTGAAGGGCCTGTTCACCGTCACCGAAACGCTGTTCGGCGTGAAGATCAAGCCGGACGACGCGCCGGTATGGCACAAGGACGTGCGCTTCTTCCGCGTCGAGAACCGCGACGGCTCGCTCGTCGCGCAGTTCTATCTCGACCTGTACGCACGCGAAGGCAAGCGCGGCGGCGCCTGGATGGATGATGCGCGTTCGCGCGCGAAGCGCGGCAGCGACGTGCAAACGCCCGTCGCGTACCTCACCTGCAACTTCTCCGCGCCGGTCGGCGGCAAGCCCGCATGCTTCACGCACGACGAAGTGATCACGCTGTTCCATGAATTCGGCCACGGGCTGCATCACATGCTCACGCGCGTCGACGAGCTCGGCGTGTCGGGCATCAACGGCGTCGAATGGGATGCGGTCGAACTGCCGTCGCAGTTCATGGAGAATTTCTGCTGGGAATGGGACGTGCTGTCGTCGATGTCGTCGCACGTCGATACGGGCGCATCGCTGCCGCGCGAGCTGTTCGACAAGATGATCGCCGCGAAGAACTTCCAGAGCGGGCTCGGCACGCTGCGCCAGATCGTGTTCTCGATGTTCGACATGCTGCTGCACGTCGACTTCGACCCGGCCGGCACCACCGGCGTGACCGCGTTCGCGCGCGAGATCAACGAGCGCTATCACGTGATCCCGCAGGCGGCGTTCTCGCGCTGGCCGAACACGTTCAGCCACATCTTCGCGGGCGGCTATGCGGCCGGCTACTACAGCTACAAGTGGGCCGAAGTGCTGTCGGCCGATGCATACGCGGCGTTCGAGGAAGCGGCCGCCGCCAGCGGCAGCGTGCTCGACGCGGCAACCGGCACGCGCTATCGCCGCGAAATCCTCGAGGTCGGCGGCAGCCGGCCGGCGATGGAATCGTTCAAGGCGTTCCGCGGCCGCGAGCCGCAGATCGACGCGCTGCTGCGCCACAACGGGATGGCCGCGTCCGCGCACTGA
- the dinB gene encoding DNA polymerase IV → MFLYSIGTVSPTTIPPADLPTPLPGDAPPRTRKIIHCDCDCFYASVEMRDDPSLRNRPLAVGGRPDQRGVIATCNYEARRYGVHSAMSSALAMRKCPDLLILPSAMDKYRAASRQIMAIYRDYTPDVEPLSLDEAYLDVSGSERCQGSATLIAREIRERVRDTVGVTVSAGVAPNKFIAKIASDWNKPDGLFVVRPHEIDAFVAALPVRKLHGVGKVTATRLDRLGIQTCAQLRDWPLIDLHREFGAFGRRLYELSRGIDERPVQADQERKSVSVETTYVTDLTTLEQCADEIRRLVVQLDARIDRAGAARSIRKLYVKIRFADFQRTTVECVADATNAETAVTLLAKGLLRRAQPVRLLGVGVRIDEDTAERHGQFLLFDDEVGGDTPAP, encoded by the coding sequence GTGTTTTTGTACAGTATCGGCACCGTGAGCCCGACCACCATCCCGCCTGCCGATCTACCCACGCCGCTGCCCGGCGACGCGCCGCCGCGCACGCGCAAGATCATTCACTGCGATTGCGACTGCTTCTACGCGTCGGTCGAGATGCGCGACGACCCGTCGCTGCGCAACCGGCCGCTCGCGGTCGGCGGCCGCCCCGACCAGCGCGGCGTGATCGCGACCTGCAACTACGAGGCGCGGCGCTACGGCGTGCATTCGGCGATGTCGTCCGCGCTGGCGATGCGCAAGTGTCCGGACCTGCTGATCCTGCCGTCCGCGATGGACAAGTATCGCGCGGCGTCGCGGCAGATCATGGCGATCTATCGCGACTACACGCCGGACGTCGAGCCGCTGTCGCTCGACGAGGCGTACCTCGACGTCAGCGGGTCGGAACGTTGCCAGGGCAGTGCGACGCTGATTGCGCGCGAGATCCGCGAGCGGGTGCGCGATACGGTCGGCGTGACCGTGTCGGCGGGCGTCGCGCCGAACAAGTTCATCGCGAAGATCGCGTCCGACTGGAACAAGCCCGACGGGCTGTTCGTCGTGCGGCCGCACGAGATCGACGCGTTCGTCGCGGCGCTGCCGGTGCGCAAGCTGCACGGCGTCGGCAAGGTGACGGCCACGCGGCTCGACCGGCTCGGCATCCAGACCTGCGCGCAATTGCGCGACTGGCCGCTGATCGACCTGCACCGCGAGTTCGGCGCGTTCGGGCGGCGGCTGTACGAACTGTCGCGCGGGATCGACGAGCGGCCCGTGCAGGCCGACCAGGAGCGCAAGTCGGTCAGCGTCGAGACGACCTACGTGACCGACCTGACGACACTCGAACAATGCGCGGACGAAATCCGTCGCCTCGTCGTGCAACTCGACGCGCGGATCGATCGCGCGGGCGCCGCGCGGTCGATCCGCAAGCTGTACGTGAAGATCCGCTTCGCCGATTTCCAGCGCACGACGGTCGAGTGCGTGGCCGACGCGACGAATGCCGAGACGGCCGTCACGCTGCTCGCGAAGGGGTTGTTGCGGCGCGCGCAGCCGGTACGGCTGCTCGGCGTCGGCGTGCGCATCGACGAGGATACGGCCGAACGCCACGGGCAATTCCTGCTGTTCGACGACGAAGTGGGCGGCGACACGCCCGCGCCATGA
- a CDS encoding aspartate/glutamate racemase family protein produces the protein MKTIGLIGGMSWESSAEYYRMINRHSKALHGGHHNAKSVLVTVDFAEIEALQRTHDWAALGERMADAARQLEAAGADLVVLTTNTMHRVHDAIEAAVTLPFLHIADPTGSALRAAGVERVALLGTRYTMELPFYAARLREKFGLDVLVPDERGRDDVHRIIYDELCHGVISEESRSTYVSIIDGLAQRGAQAVILGCTEITLLIGADDSPLPVFDTTALHAKAAVEWAAR, from the coding sequence ATGAAGACGATCGGACTGATCGGCGGCATGAGCTGGGAATCGTCGGCCGAGTACTACCGGATGATCAACCGGCACTCGAAGGCATTGCACGGCGGCCATCACAACGCGAAGAGCGTGCTGGTCACGGTCGACTTCGCCGAAATCGAAGCGCTGCAGCGCACGCACGACTGGGCCGCGCTCGGCGAACGGATGGCCGACGCCGCGCGACAGCTCGAAGCGGCCGGCGCCGACCTCGTCGTCCTGACGACCAATACGATGCATCGCGTGCACGACGCGATCGAGGCCGCGGTGACGCTGCCGTTCCTGCATATCGCCGATCCGACCGGCAGCGCGCTGCGCGCCGCGGGCGTCGAGCGCGTCGCGCTGCTCGGTACGCGCTACACGATGGAACTGCCGTTCTATGCGGCGCGGCTGCGCGAGAAGTTCGGGCTCGACGTGCTGGTGCCGGACGAACGCGGGCGCGACGACGTGCACCGGATCATCTACGACGAGCTGTGCCACGGCGTCATCTCGGAGGAATCGCGCTCCACGTATGTGTCGATCATCGATGGGCTGGCTCAGCGCGGCGCGCAGGCCGTGATCCTCGGCTGCACGGAAATCACGCTGCTGATCGGTGCGGACGACTCGCCGCTGCCGGTATTCGATACGACCGCGCTGCATGCGAAAGCAGCCGTCGAATGGGCGGCGCGCTGA
- a CDS encoding DUF3472 domain-containing protein, translated as MKRLSTVLGALLAVSATLNAHADPSITASAATTPRDGFDRMTWEITPEVVPTQVNASYYWANQLSSQHGGHAIYTGIQPRTRSTNVVIFSAFGTGTAPLSANCRGGADGGSGTSCSIAYPWKTGHAYRLQVTVTQANRSDGRSTVDGFITDVATGATTPTGSIAVPADWGGLSSSAYLFDEYFPFNAASKDPMQRPCVPYARYMTSLPHFYLKDVDYPATERSIRLNTGKDKCAVLSGTPNARTTLVNTTTYLLENGFLPGSPGAPK; from the coding sequence ATGAAAAGACTCAGCACCGTGCTCGGCGCGCTGCTCGCCGTGTCGGCCACGCTCAACGCGCACGCGGACCCCAGCATCACCGCATCGGCCGCCACGACGCCCAGGGACGGCTTCGATCGCATGACGTGGGAGATCACGCCCGAAGTCGTGCCGACCCAGGTCAACGCCAGTTACTACTGGGCCAACCAGTTGTCGTCGCAACACGGCGGACACGCGATCTACACCGGCATCCAGCCGCGCACCCGCAGCACCAACGTGGTGATCTTCAGCGCGTTCGGCACCGGCACGGCGCCGCTGTCGGCGAATTGCCGCGGCGGCGCCGACGGCGGCTCCGGCACGTCGTGCTCGATCGCCTACCCGTGGAAAACCGGCCACGCCTATCGGCTGCAGGTCACCGTGACGCAGGCCAATCGCAGCGACGGGCGCTCGACCGTCGACGGCTTCATCACGGACGTCGCCACCGGCGCCACGACGCCGACCGGCAGTATCGCGGTGCCGGCGGACTGGGGCGGCCTGTCGAGCTCGGCTTACCTGTTCGACGAGTACTTCCCGTTCAACGCCGCGTCGAAGGACCCGATGCAGCGGCCGTGCGTGCCGTATGCGCGCTACATGACGTCGCTGCCGCATTTCTACCTGAAGGATGTGGACTACCCGGCGACCGAGCGGTCGATCCGGCTGAATACGGGCAAGGACAAGTGCGCGGTGCTCTCGGGCACGCCGAACGCACGGACCACGCTGGTCAACACGACGACCTATCTGCTCGAGAACGGCTTCCTGCCCGGGAGCCCGGGCGCGCCGAAATAA
- the xth gene encoding exodeoxyribonuclease III, translated as MKIATWNVNSLNVRKQHVLDWLAQSGTDVLCLQELKLPDEKFPRADLEAVGYRSWFTGQKTYNGVAILVRDTLAVDESDVVRNIPGFDDPQQRVIAATVDGVRIVSAYFPNGQALDSDKFVYKMQWLDALQAWLRTELQRYPKLALLGDYNIAPEDRDVHDPAKWEGQNLVSPQERAHFAQLIELGFVDAFRRFEQPEKTFTWWDYRMMAFRRNAGLRIDHILLSPALAATCASCEVDRTPRTWEQPSDHTPVVAIVG; from the coding sequence ATGAAAATAGCCACCTGGAACGTCAACTCGCTCAACGTCCGCAAACAGCACGTGCTCGACTGGCTCGCGCAAAGCGGCACCGACGTCCTGTGCCTGCAGGAACTGAAGCTGCCGGACGAGAAATTCCCGCGCGCCGATCTCGAGGCGGTCGGCTACCGCAGCTGGTTCACGGGCCAGAAGACCTACAACGGCGTCGCGATCCTCGTGCGCGACACGCTCGCCGTCGACGAATCGGACGTCGTGCGCAACATCCCCGGCTTCGACGACCCGCAGCAGCGCGTGATCGCCGCGACGGTCGACGGCGTGCGCATCGTGTCCGCCTACTTCCCGAACGGCCAGGCGCTCGACTCCGACAAGTTCGTCTACAAGATGCAGTGGCTCGACGCGCTGCAGGCATGGCTGCGCACCGAGCTGCAGCGCTACCCGAAGCTCGCGCTGCTCGGCGACTACAATATCGCGCCGGAAGACCGCGACGTGCACGATCCCGCGAAATGGGAAGGCCAGAACCTCGTGTCGCCGCAGGAGCGCGCGCACTTCGCGCAGCTGATCGAACTCGGCTTCGTCGATGCGTTCCGCCGCTTCGAGCAGCCCGAGAAAACCTTCACGTGGTGGGACTACCGGATGATGGCGTTCCGCCGCAACGCGGGGCTGCGCATCGACCACATCCTGCTGTCGCCGGCGCTCGCGGCAACCTGCGCGTCGTGCGAGGTCGATCGCACGCCGCGCACGTGGGAACAGCCGTCCGACCACACGCCCGTCGTCGCGATCGTCGGCTGA